A single window of Aphidius gifuensis isolate YNYX2018 linkage group LG1, ASM1490517v1, whole genome shotgun sequence DNA harbors:
- the LOC122860730 gene encoding probable multidrug resistance-associated protein lethal(2)03659 yields MDAKSNIEKKKNPREGANILSALTFTWVLNTFWVGYKRDLEIDDLTRPLKEHKSSVLGEKISSAWEEEVRRFNKINQKKKHSKATPSLNRVLIKVFGARVALYGVALAIMEILLRVLQPLALGKLLSYYSKSGSGKKMTETDAYLYAGAVIMCSAVNIFVVHPYMMAILHMGMKMRVACCSLIYRKSLKLSRTALGETTIGQAVNLLSNDVSRFDAAIIFLHYLWIGPLETIIVTYFMYLEVGWAAVIGVGSLLLFIPLQAWLGKKSSTLRLKTAIRTDERVRLTNEIISGIQAIKMYTWEHPFSHLIEKARRKEINVIRSTSYIRGVVMSFIMFTTRLSIFITILAIVLMKKNPEDEDKTNNDGITAEKVFMLTAYYNILRQTMTVFFPQGITQMAEAAVSIKRLQDFMMYEEIGSQKSRHPHFSTTYHQETLTVNNLNEKEEKKINHSNDNEGSVTIDKAHARWIAENSEDTLSDLSMTVKPGQLIAVVGQVGSGKSSLLNVILKELAVYQGSVDVQGNIAYACQEPWLFAGSVRNNILFGRAFDQKRYERVVKVCQLKRDFQLFPYGDKTIVGERGVSLSGGQRARINLARAVYADAPIYLFDDPLSAVDAHVGKHMFEECIEKYLKGKTRILVTHQIQFLRNVDKIIVMKEGKIEAEGSYDELTSRGIDFGSLSVPPPKDNDTASLAASHSNSRHTSFSSLNSVLTNGTLNDNQIEPDEVAEMRTKGSIGAHVYSSYFGAGGNFCLIFFVFMLCAGAQMFASGGDYFIAYWVNLEEDYPNSTMTGSDNSDRFISRQWCIYIFSALTVGTITVTLVRSFAFFGICMRASQRLHDKMFRSISRATMKFFNTNSSGRVLNRFSKDMGAIDELLPMALIDCIQIGLALIGIIIVVGMANYLLMIPTFIIGIIFYQLRVVYLSTSRSVKRLEGITRSPVFSHLNATMQGLATIRSFGADEVLTREFDHHQDLHSSAWYIFIASSRAFGFWLDIFCLLYIALVTMSFLVLPANDGEGTQGGNVGLAITQSIGLTGMFQWGMRQSAELENQMTSVERVCEYTNLESEPPLESLPDKKPKEEWPESGNIKFKNVYMSYDPEEAPVLKNLNFTIAGKEKVGIVGRTGAGKSSLISALFRLAYIDGEIEIDGIETGAIGLHDLRSKISIIPQEPFLFAGTLRRNLDPFDLYKDHLLWSALEDVELKEMGLQAHVNEGGSNLSVGQRQLVCLARAIIRNNRVLILDEATANVDPRTDELIQKTIRRKFADCTVLTIAHRLNTVMDSDKILVMDAGTVVEFDHPHALLQNPDGALTSMINETGKAMADALRIVAQENHNQHHPRPSTTSL; encoded by the exons ATGGATGCTAAATCaaatatagaaaagaaaaaaaatccaagagAAGGTGCTAATATACTGAGTGCCCTAACATTcac atgGGTGTTGAATACATTTTGGGTTGGTTATAAAAGAGATTTAGAAATTGATGATCTCACAAGACCACTGAAGGAACACAAGAGCAGTGTGTTGggtgaaaaaatatcatcagcatGGGAGGAAGAAGTGAGacgtttcaataaaattaatcaaaagaaaaaacattcaaaagCAACACCAAGTTTAAATAGAGTACTTATCAAAGTTTTTGGTGCTAGAGTTGCACTTTATGGTGTTGCATTAGCAATAATGGAAATTTTATTGag GGTGTTGCAGCCACTTGCATTGGGTAAGCTTTTGTCTTACTATTCAAAGTCAGGCAGTGGCAAAAAAATGACAGAAACAGATGCATATTTGTATGCAGGAGCAGTGATAATGTGTTCAGctgttaatatatttgttgttcATCCTTACATGATGGCTATTCTTCATATGGGAATGAAAATGAGAGTAGCATGTTGCTCATTGATTTATAGAAAATCATTAAAGTTATCAAGAACAGCACTTGGTGAGACAACAATTGGTCAAGCTGTTAATCTTCTTTCAAATGATGTCAGTAGATTTGATGctgcaataatatttttacattatctTTGGATTGGTCCACTTGAGACAATTATTGTTACTTACTTTATGTATCTTGAAGTTGGATGGGCTGCTGTTATTGGTGTTGGTtcacttttattattcataccATTACAAGCATGGCTtggtaaaaaatcatcaactcTTCGTTTAAAAACAGCAATTAGAACTGATGAACGTGTTAGACTTACCAATGAAATAATAAGTGGTATTCAAGcaattaaaatgtatacatGGGAACATCCATTTAgtcatttaattgaaaaagcaagaagaaaagaaattaatgttattCGATCAACTTCTTATATTCGTGGTGTTGTTATgtcatttattatgtttacaacaagattatcaatatttataacaatattagCAATTGtacttatgaaaaaaaatccagaagatgaagataaaacaaataatgatggAATAACAGCTGAAAAAGTATTTATGCTAACAgcttattataatattttacgtCAAACAATGACTGTATTTTTTCCTCAAGGAATAACACAAATGGCTGAAGCTGCTGTGTCAATAAAACGTCTACAAGATTTCATGATGTATGAAGAAATTGGCTCACAAAAATCAAGACATCCACATTTTTCAACAACTTATCATCAAGAAACATTAAcagtaaataatttgaatgaaaaagaagagaaaaaaattaatcattcaaaTGATAATGAGGGTTCAGTGACAATTGATAAAGCACATGCAAGATGGATAGCTGAAAATAGTGAAGATACATTGAGTGATTTGAGTATGACAGTAAAGCCAGGACAACTGATAGCTGTTGTTGGTCAAGTTGGTTCTGGTAaatcaagtttattaaatgttaTATTAAAAGAGCTGGCTGTCTATCAGGGAAGTGTTGATGTCCAGGGTAATATTGCATATGCATGTCAAGAGCCATGGTTGTTTGCTGGTTCAGTGAGAAATAATATTCTCTTTGGTCGAGCCTTTGATCAAAAAAGATATGAACGAGTTGTCAAAGTGTGCCAGCTAAAACGAGACTTTCAATTGTTTCCCTATGGtgataaaacaattgttgGTGAACGAGGAGTAAGTTTGTCTGGTGGACAACGAGCCAGAATAAATCTTGCACGTGCTGTTTATGCTGATGCtccaatttatttgtttgatgaTCCACTGAGTGCTGTTGATGCTCATGTTGGCAAACACATGTTTGAAGAATGCATTGAAAAATATCTCAAGGGAAAAACAAGGATACTTGTGACTCATCAGATACAATTCTTAcgaaatgttgataaaattattgttatgaaGGAAGGTAAAATAGAAGCTGAGGGTAGTTATGATGAGTTAACATCAAGGGGTATTGATTTTGGAAGTTTGTCTGTACCTCCACCAAAAGATAATGATACAGCATCACTAGCTGCTAGTCATAGTAATTCAAGACATACTAGTTTTAGTTCTCTAAATTCTGTGTTGACAAATGGAACGTTAAATGATAATCAAATTGAACCTGATGAAGTTGCTGAAATGCGAACAAAAGGTAGCATTGGAGCTCATGTGTATTCATCATATTTCGGTGCTGGtggtaatttttgtttaatattttttgtatttatgcTGTGTGCTGGTGCCCAAATGTTTGCAAGTGGTGgtgattattttattgcatATTGGGTTAATTTAGAAGAAGATTATCCAAATTCAACAATGACAGGATCAGATAATTCAGATAGATTTATCTCGAGACAGtggtgtatttatatattttcagctCTGACAGTTGGTACCATAACAGTAACACTTGTCAGATCTTTTGCATTTTTTGGTATTTGTATGAGAGCATCACAACGACTTCATGACAAAATGTTTAGAAGTATTAGTCGTGCTacgatgaaattttttaatacaaattctTCGGGTAGAGTTTTAAATAGATTTTCAAAAGACATGGGTGCTATTGATGAGTTACTGCCAATGGCATTGATTGATTGTATTCAAATTGGTCTTGCTTTGATTGGTATTATCATTGTTGTTGGTATGgccaattatttattgatgattccTACTTTTATCAttggaattatattttatcaattacgAGTTGTATATTTGTCAACATCAAGAAGTGTCAAGAGACTCGAGGGAATAACAAGATCACCAGTATTTAGTCACTTGAATGCAACAATGCAAGGATTAGCAACTATCAGATCATTTGGTGCTGATGAAGTTTTAACTAGAGAGTTTGATCACCATCAAGATCTTCATTCATCAGCATGGTACATTTTTATTGCATCATCAAGAGCATTTGGTTTTTGGTTGGATATTTTTTGTCTATTGTATATTGCATTAGTTACAATGAGTTTTTTGGTGTTGCCTGCGAATGATGGTGAAGGAACACAAGGTGGTAATGTTGGTCTTGCAATAACACAAAGTATTGGTCTAACTGGAATGTTTCAATGGGGAATGAGACAAAGTGCTGAGCTTGAAAATCAAATGACATCAGTAGAGAGAGTGTGTGAATATACAAATCTTGAAAGTGAACCACCACTTGAAAGTTTACCtgataaaaaaccaaaagaagAATGGCCAGAGAgtggtaatattaaatttaaaaatgtttacatGTCATATGATCCCGAGGAAGCTCcagtattaaaaaatctcaattttacaattgctggaaaagaaaaagttgGAATTGTCGGAAGAACTGGTGCTggtaaatcatcattaatatcagCATTATTTAGACTGGCATATATTGATGgtgaaattgaaattgatgGAATTGAAACTGGTGCAATTGGTCTACATGATTTACGAtcgaaaatatcaattattccACAAGAACCATTTTTATTTGCTGGTACATTGAGAAGAAATTTAGATCCATTTGATTTGTACAAGGATCATTTGCTCTGGTCAGCCCTGGAGGATGTTGAATTGAAAGAAATGGGTCTCCAGGCACACGTCAATGAGGGAGGCAGTAACTTGAGTGTTGGACAACGACAACTTGTCTGTCTTGCCCGAGCAATCATCAGGAATAATAGAGTATTAATATTGGATGAGGCAACTGCCAATGTTGATCCAAGAACCGATGAACttatacaaaaaacaattcgTAGAAAATTTGCAGATTGCACTGTACTTACAATTGCCCATCGACTCAATACAGTTATGGATAGTGATAAAATTCTCGTGATGGATGCTGGAACAGTTGTTGAGTTTGATCATCCACATGCGCTTCTTCAAAACCCTGATGGTGCACTCACCAGTATGATCAATGAAACTGGTAAAGCTATGGCTGATGCACTTAGAATTGTAGCTCAAGAAAATCATAATCAGCATCATCCACGACCATCAACAACATCTCTATAA
- the LOC122860737 gene encoding uncharacterized protein C7orf26 homolog, translating to MSYPPVIQPTNHSMTDADIKYYLKKLEFPNCAKEALVAIANLPRMSASTARQQIQIQTELMTEFVFGEIDKLKQLKSSRALQELQLIEVLSEFFRCPEHSPAVKNAVFLLLFPAEYPRYEILGNLSSLSIATQNTEVLDSTGMWMQQLGSTSPQSVALAKHILDEFFIYTLNAIDKLNMLPSIVPHFTANLLTAIGEVYKDVDPPNKLLKLAGDWIDDNPDLLTTSLIDNPALPSGGIPMTPITPIAGLFRWCILNPVRPKVENTDKDNNDNNSLKFYSKIQQLLMDAVLRLKTSNGNKHAISAQHLAQTTRDLTGLLDQSRNNEKECNLALERLAQAVSTALSVNCIYGYQQELFALLQPLASRHFLIDWIIMTYGTKSTIV from the exons atgagtTATCCACCAGTAATTCAACCAACAAATCATTCAATGACTGATGCagacataaaatattatcttaaaaaattagaatttccAAATTGTGCTAAAGAAGCACTTGTTGCTATTG CAAATTTACCAAGAATGTCAGCATCAACAGCAAgacaacaaatacaaatacaaacaGAGTTGATGACTGAATTTGTATTTGGCGAAATTGACAAattgaaacaattaaaaagtTCACGTGCACTACaagaattacaattaattgaaGTATTGAGTGAATTTTTTCGTTGTCCAGAACATAGTCCAGCAGTTAAAAAtgctgtatttttattattatttccagcAGAATATCCACGTTATGAAATACTtggtaatttatcatcattatcaatagcAACACAAAATACCGAGGTACTTGATTCAACTGGTATGTGGATGCAACAACTTGGATCAACATCACCACAAAGTGTTGCACTTGCAAAACATatacttgatgaattttttatttatacactaaatgctattgataaattaaatatgctACCAAGTATTGTACCACATTTTACAGCAAATTTATTAACAGCTATTGGTGAAGTATATAAAGATGTTGATCCACCAAATAAGCTATTAAAACTTGCTGGTGATTGGATTGATGATAATCCagatttattaacaacatcaTTGATTGACAATCCAGCTTTACCATCTGGTGGAATTCCAATGACACCAATAACACCAATTGCTGGACTATTTAG atgGTGTATATTAAATCCAGTAAGACCAAAAGTTGAAAACACTGACAAggataacaatgataataatagtttaaaattttattcaaaaatccAACAATTATTGATGGATGCTGTGTTGAgattaaaaacatcaaatgGTAATAAACATGCAATATCAGCTCAACATCTTGCTCAAACAACACGTGATTTAACTGGTCTTCTTGATCAATCAAGAAACAATGAAAAAGAATGTAATCTTGCTTTGGAAAGACTTGCACAAGCAGTCAGTACAGCATTGTctgttaattgtatttatgGATATCAAC aAGAATTATTCGCACTTTTACAGCCACTTGCAAGtagacattttttaattgactgGATCATCATGACATATGgaacaaaatcaacaattgtttga